Proteins from one Chthoniobacterales bacterium genomic window:
- a CDS encoding bile acid:sodium symporter family protein, translating into MAPLMRTKLLAIADWFPAWVLAAALIALWEPRVFAWFSGPWIVWGLAVVMLGMGITLDLADFTAVLRMPRAVALGFAAQYSIMPFLGWAVAKALALPAPFAVGLILVACCPGGTASNVVTYLARANVALSVIMTMCSTFAAVIMTPVLTGLLAGAYVPVDATGIFLTTAQVVLAPLLLGLLLHHKAPRLTSVILPAGPLLSVIVISLIVGSIVGQNAQAIIEHGSRILLAVGLLHAGGFALGYAAARIFRYDRAIARTVSIEVGMQNSGLGAVLAKTRFAAEPLTAVPSAMSSVCHSVMGSMLAGWWRWRGSLKAGDTDAGP; encoded by the coding sequence ATGGCGCCCTTGATGCGCACAAAGTTGCTCGCCATCGCCGACTGGTTTCCCGCATGGGTGCTGGCGGCGGCTCTGATTGCCCTATGGGAGCCCCGCGTCTTCGCCTGGTTCAGCGGACCATGGATCGTCTGGGGACTCGCCGTCGTCATGCTCGGCATGGGCATCACACTGGATCTCGCGGATTTCACCGCCGTTCTCCGCATGCCGCGTGCCGTCGCGTTGGGTTTCGCCGCGCAATACAGCATCATGCCGTTTCTCGGTTGGGCCGTGGCCAAGGCACTCGCACTGCCGGCGCCCTTCGCAGTCGGACTCATCCTCGTCGCCTGCTGCCCCGGCGGCACGGCATCCAATGTCGTCACTTACCTCGCCCGCGCGAATGTCGCGCTTTCCGTCATCATGACCATGTGCTCGACCTTCGCCGCCGTGATCATGACACCCGTGCTCACCGGCTTGCTGGCCGGCGCCTATGTCCCGGTGGATGCGACGGGGATTTTTCTCACCACCGCGCAGGTCGTCCTGGCTCCCTTGCTGCTCGGCTTGCTCTTGCACCACAAGGCACCGCGGCTGACGTCCGTCATTCTGCCCGCCGGCCCCCTGCTTTCGGTCATTGTCATAAGCCTCATCGTGGGGAGCATCGTGGGCCAGAATGCGCAGGCCATTATCGAGCACGGATCGCGGATTTTGCTCGCCGTAGGCCTTCTTCACGCGGGGGGATTCGCCCTCGGCTACGCCGCAGCCAGAATCTTCCGCTACGACCGCGCGATCGCACGCACCGTCTCGATCGAGGTGGGAATGCAGAACTCGGGATTGGGGGCGGTTCTGGCAAAGACACGGTTCGCAGCGGAGCCGCTTACCGCCGTTCCTTCGGCGATGTCCAGCGTCTGCCACTCGGTCATGGGCAGCATGCTCGCCGGTTGGTGGCGATGGCGCGGCTCCCTCAAGGCTGGCGACACTGACGCCGGCCCATGA
- a CDS encoding metal-dependent hydrolase has product MKLTYYGHSCFGVLVNGTHLLFDPFVTPNPKAASVDVKKIPADYILVSHGHFDHVADAAEIAKRTGATVVANYEIAEWFGKQGVAKTHPMNLGGAHTFPFGRVKMIPAIHSSVLPDGTYGGNPGGFLVESEGGNFYYSGDTALTRDLKLVGESASLKFAVLCIGDNFTMGPDDAARAANFVEAEEVVGVHYDTFPPIEIDHHEAIRVFSDRGANLHLMKIGESREF; this is encoded by the coding sequence ATGAAACTGACCTATTACGGACACTCGTGTTTCGGTGTGCTGGTGAACGGCACGCATCTTCTTTTCGATCCCTTCGTCACTCCGAACCCGAAAGCGGCATCTGTCGATGTGAAGAAAATCCCGGCCGACTACATCCTTGTCTCGCACGGGCATTTCGACCATGTGGCCGACGCGGCGGAAATCGCGAAGCGCACGGGGGCGACGGTGGTCGCCAACTACGAGATTGCCGAATGGTTCGGGAAGCAGGGGGTTGCGAAGACCCATCCCATGAATCTCGGGGGCGCCCACACTTTTCCGTTCGGGCGTGTGAAGATGATCCCGGCCATCCACTCCAGCGTGTTGCCCGACGGGACTTACGGTGGAAATCCGGGAGGTTTCCTCGTGGAGAGCGAGGGGGGCAACTTTTACTACTCCGGCGACACGGCGCTCACGCGCGACCTGAAACTGGTCGGCGAAAGTGCTTCGCTAAAATTCGCCGTTCTTTGCATCGGGGACAACTTTACCATGGGTCCGGATGACGCCGCCCGTGCCGCCAATTTCGTGGAGGCCGAGGAAGTGGTGGGTGTTCACTATGACACCTTCCCGCCGATCGAGATCGACCATCACGAGGCCATTCGGGTGTTCAGCGACCGAGGTGCCAATCTGCACCTGATGAAGATCGGGGAAAGCCGAGAGTTCTGA
- a CDS encoding 2Fe-2S iron-sulfur cluster binding domain-containing protein has protein sequence MSANGSNETTMINVQIDGEWRQFPKGTRLIEACMQSGHFVPHYCYHPALTSPGNCRMCLLEIGSPKTDANRQPVLGPDGRPEIAWNPRPQISCALEISEGMAVKTDSPLVEDCRKGVMEFLLINHPLDCPICDKAGECRLQEFAVEFGQGGSNFLEEKVKKPKQQDIGRHIVLDDERCILCSRCIRFMQEVAHDDVLGFVDRGSHTKLTVHEGQRLDSNYSLNTVDICPVGALTSKDFRFKMRVWFLRETKSICTSCGTGCNTVIGARENQIVRQTPRQNDAVNSYWMCDHGRLNYGYLYREDRLVQPQLRENGRLQKSTWPRVIQQVAEKLSAIPRGEIAMLASARMTNEELWLAGKIARHLGITLHEIVPRPQEADGILVCNDGNPNTRGAELLGITRNPPGTKAHEIATAVRNGKVKALLCLGEDPRHLGLSEHEIASVSQLICLDILPNTATKHAAAILPGAGFAEKRGSMVNVKDRIQRLNCAVQPPGQARDDWEILADLLRALDGEAPQTLESVFKEMSSAVPALAGLTLAGLGDSGIVLKTAATLT, from the coding sequence ATGAGCGCGAACGGCAGCAACGAGACCACGATGATCAACGTCCAGATCGACGGCGAATGGCGACAATTTCCGAAGGGCACGCGGCTCATCGAGGCATGCATGCAGAGCGGCCACTTCGTCCCGCATTACTGCTACCACCCGGCGCTCACTTCCCCGGGAAACTGCCGCATGTGCCTGCTGGAGATCGGTTCTCCCAAAACCGATGCCAACCGCCAGCCGGTTCTCGGACCCGACGGACGCCCCGAAATCGCATGGAATCCGCGCCCGCAGATTTCCTGCGCATTGGAAATTTCCGAAGGCATGGCGGTGAAGACCGACTCCCCGCTGGTCGAAGATTGCCGCAAGGGCGTGATGGAGTTCCTGCTCATCAACCATCCGCTCGACTGCCCGATCTGCGACAAAGCCGGCGAATGCCGCCTCCAGGAATTCGCCGTCGAATTCGGCCAAGGCGGTTCGAATTTCCTCGAAGAAAAAGTCAAAAAACCCAAACAGCAGGACATCGGCAGGCACATTGTCCTGGACGACGAGCGCTGCATCCTCTGCTCGCGCTGCATCCGTTTCATGCAGGAAGTTGCGCACGACGACGTGCTCGGCTTCGTCGATCGCGGCAGCCACACCAAGCTCACCGTTCACGAAGGGCAGCGCCTCGACAGCAATTACTCGCTCAACACGGTGGACATCTGCCCCGTCGGCGCCCTCACCAGCAAAGATTTCCGCTTCAAAATGCGCGTCTGGTTCCTGCGCGAAACGAAAAGCATCTGCACGTCCTGCGGCACCGGTTGCAACACCGTCATCGGCGCGCGCGAAAACCAAATCGTCCGCCAGACCCCGCGGCAAAACGACGCGGTCAACTCCTACTGGATGTGCGACCACGGGCGCCTCAACTACGGCTATCTCTACCGCGAAGACCGCCTCGTCCAACCGCAACTCCGCGAAAACGGCCGATTGCAGAAATCCACCTGGCCGCGCGTCATCCAGCAAGTCGCGGAAAAATTGTCCGCCATCCCGCGGGGCGAGATCGCGATGCTCGCCTCCGCACGCATGACCAACGAGGAGCTGTGGCTTGCCGGCAAGATCGCTCGACACCTCGGCATCACCCTGCACGAAATCGTGCCCCGCCCGCAGGAAGCGGACGGGATCCTCGTGTGCAACGACGGCAACCCGAACACTCGCGGGGCCGAATTGCTAGGAATCACCCGCAATCCGCCCGGCACGAAGGCCCACGAAATCGCCACGGCGGTGCGCAACGGGAAAGTGAAGGCCTTGCTTTGCCTCGGCGAGGACCCGAGACATCTCGGACTGAGCGAGCACGAAATCGCTTCCGTGTCGCAACTCATCTGCCTCGACATCCTGCCGAACACCGCCACCAAGCACGCCGCGGCGATTCTTCCCGGAGCGGGCTTCGCCGAGAAACGCGGCTCGATGGTCAACGTCAAAGACCGCATCCAGCGCCTCAACTGCGCGGTTCAACCGCCCGGACAAGCCCGCGACGATTGGGAAATTCTCGCCGACCTTCTCCGCGCCCTCGACGGCGAAGCGCCGCAGACCCTCGAAAGCGTCTTCAAGGAAATGTCCTCGGCCGTCCCGGCGCTGGCCGGCTTGACCCTCGCCGGATTGGGCGACAGTGGCATCGTATTGAAAACGGCGGCAACGCTCACCTGA
- a CDS encoding polysaccharide biosynthesis tyrosine autokinase has translation MTDREPSAVQEAKLHFLDYWRVIRLRLPIIVLAFLLVVVTAGVTTYFLPRQFQSNVIIEVEQNEQKIRIFREGYEGGMGMDPRFATTQFQIIQRKEMLYPVIDSLNLLQKWGEEYDIRSKEQAYFKLRSMIDVREVRNTNLLQISVESTNPQEASDLANTIAQEYQRKRIDEQQKMLNRSLATLEDEVTKQRKKVQEANDEMSRIRTELGITDLNPDSMEDPMQAQEKVLLDQEALVAEARVQASTLRTKYDEIEKLSGDDLMRALPTLQIEDQTISQILPQYQETASELARAMQSGLGARHPTIRALAAKKDTYEKQLTDQVGSIRRTLKANLEITQRSLGTMEEELEKVRANQRDTKSRSAEYARAKNNYIQAKKILEAAELRLSTETMQRSMPMSPARIWEKAEPASAPSKPNVMLNMALAVVVGLIVGIGLAFFLEYLDTSVKTMEDVENFLQVPVLAVIPKNITFLPDDPDATADAEAYRILRTNVEFNRQSADANTMTFVSGGAGEGKSTTLANLAYIFAQGGYNALVVDADLRRPTQHRLFGVDGDRGLTDFLTSDVDLEDVVQPTNVPNLSILPSGKLPFDAVGVLNSQRMVDLIAQVKNRYDIVFFDSPPILGVSDASVLVRALDLTIIVVQHRRFPRAMLQRVKQAVQNVGGQILGVVLNNVDVRHDQYYEYYTNYYHYYQAAPDQVSGPVASSAPAKAEGRAARRGVQSSSKTVGEDDY, from the coding sequence ATGACAGATCGAGAGCCATCAGCCGTCCAAGAGGCCAAACTGCATTTCTTGGACTATTGGCGTGTCATCCGCCTCCGCCTTCCCATCATTGTCCTGGCCTTTCTGCTTGTGGTGGTCACGGCCGGCGTGACCACGTATTTCCTGCCGCGCCAGTTCCAGTCGAACGTCATCATCGAGGTCGAGCAAAACGAGCAGAAGATCCGGATCTTCCGCGAGGGCTACGAGGGCGGCATGGGCATGGATCCGCGCTTCGCCACGACCCAGTTCCAGATCATCCAGCGCAAGGAGATGCTTTATCCGGTCATCGACTCGCTCAACCTACTGCAAAAATGGGGCGAGGAATACGATATCCGGTCCAAAGAGCAGGCCTACTTCAAGCTGCGCAGCATGATCGACGTGCGCGAGGTGCGTAATACGAATCTGCTCCAGATCAGCGTCGAGAGCACCAATCCTCAGGAAGCCTCCGACCTCGCCAACACCATCGCGCAGGAATACCAGCGCAAGCGCATCGACGAGCAGCAGAAAATGCTCAACCGTTCGTTGGCCACGCTCGAGGATGAGGTGACCAAGCAGCGGAAAAAAGTCCAGGAGGCGAACGACGAGATGAGTCGCATCCGCACGGAACTCGGCATCACCGACCTGAATCCCGACAGCATGGAAGATCCCATGCAGGCGCAGGAAAAAGTCCTTCTCGACCAGGAGGCACTCGTGGCCGAAGCGCGCGTTCAGGCTTCGACCCTTCGCACCAAATACGACGAGATCGAAAAGCTTTCGGGCGACGACCTCATGCGCGCCCTGCCGACTTTGCAGATCGAAGACCAGACCATCAGCCAGATCCTTCCCCAATACCAGGAAACAGCCTCTGAGTTGGCCCGTGCGATGCAGTCCGGCCTAGGCGCCCGCCATCCGACAATCCGTGCTTTGGCCGCGAAGAAGGACACCTACGAGAAGCAGCTCACCGATCAGGTGGGCAGCATCCGCCGGACGCTCAAGGCCAACCTCGAAATCACCCAGCGCTCCCTTGGCACCATGGAGGAGGAACTCGAGAAAGTGCGCGCCAACCAGCGTGACACCAAATCTCGCAGCGCGGAATACGCCCGCGCGAAGAACAACTACATCCAGGCCAAAAAGATCCTTGAAGCGGCCGAGCTGAGGCTATCCACCGAGACCATGCAGCGCAGCATGCCGATGAGCCCTGCGCGCATCTGGGAAAAGGCCGAACCGGCCTCCGCCCCGTCCAAGCCAAACGTCATGCTCAACATGGCGCTTGCCGTCGTTGTCGGCCTCATCGTGGGCATCGGCCTGGCTTTCTTCCTCGAATACCTCGACACCAGCGTCAAGACGATGGAGGACGTGGAAAACTTCCTCCAGGTCCCGGTGCTGGCGGTCATTCCGAAAAACATCACCTTTCTTCCGGATGACCCCGATGCGACGGCGGACGCCGAGGCTTACCGCATCTTGCGCACCAATGTGGAGTTCAACCGCCAGTCGGCCGATGCGAACACCATGACTTTTGTCAGCGGCGGCGCGGGCGAGGGGAAATCCACCACTCTCGCCAACCTTGCCTACATTTTTGCGCAGGGCGGCTACAATGCTCTGGTCGTGGATGCCGACCTCCGCCGCCCGACCCAGCACCGCTTGTTCGGTGTGGACGGCGACCGCGGACTCACGGATTTTCTCACGAGCGACGTTGACTTGGAGGACGTCGTGCAGCCGACCAATGTGCCCAATCTCTCCATCCTTCCCAGCGGCAAGCTGCCTTTCGACGCCGTCGGTGTCCTGAACTCCCAGCGCATGGTCGATCTCATTGCGCAGGTCAAAAACCGATACGATATCGTCTTTTTCGATTCTCCCCCGATCCTGGGCGTGAGCGATGCATCCGTGCTCGTGCGCGCCCTCGATCTCACGATCATTGTCGTGCAGCACCGCCGCTTCCCGCGTGCCATGCTGCAAAGGGTAAAGCAGGCCGTGCAGAACGTGGGCGGTCAGATCCTCGGTGTCGTGCTCAACAACGTCGATGTGCGCCACGATCAATATTACGAGTATTACACGAATTACTACCACTACTACCAAGCTGCGCCCGACCAAGTCTCCGGCCCGGTGGCTTCGTCTGCCCCGGCAAAAGCCGAAGGCCGCGCGGCGCGGCGCGGTGTGCAAAGTTCCTCCAAAACCGTTGGCGAAGATGATTACTGA
- a CDS encoding polysaccharide export protein: MCATINITSITRITTTTTKLRPTKSPARWLRLPRQKPKAARRGAVCKVPPKPLAKMITELFRPAARAVFVAFVFGFASGLQAQEVTFRPGDTMELRIGGVPSEETSLITGSYTVDGEGFINLPHVGKISAAGLTQAALQRAIEGAYRGGEIYTNPTITIAVPTVSRFVNVSGDVRQPRRVEYTQDLTVLGAISASGGFTEYADQRKVRLLRRGTVQLIDVKAVRANPALDIKLLPGDQIEVPQSWW, encoded by the coding sequence ATGTGCGCCACGATCAATATTACGAGTATTACACGAATTACTACCACTACTACCAAGCTGCGCCCGACCAAGTCTCCGGCCCGGTGGCTTCGTCTGCCCCGGCAAAAGCCGAAGGCCGCGCGGCGCGGCGCGGTGTGCAAAGTTCCTCCAAAACCGTTGGCGAAGATGATTACTGAGCTTTTCAGACCGGCGGCACGCGCCGTTTTCGTGGCATTTGTCTTCGGCTTTGCGTCGGGCCTCCAGGCGCAGGAAGTGACTTTCCGCCCGGGCGACACCATGGAGCTGCGCATCGGGGGTGTTCCTTCCGAGGAGACGTCGCTCATCACCGGTTCCTACACCGTGGACGGAGAGGGGTTCATCAACCTGCCCCACGTGGGGAAAATCTCCGCGGCCGGACTCACCCAAGCCGCCCTGCAGCGCGCGATCGAGGGCGCCTACCGGGGCGGGGAAATCTACACCAATCCGACGATCACGATAGCCGTGCCGACAGTCAGTCGCTTCGTCAACGTGAGCGGTGACGTGCGTCAACCGCGCCGCGTGGAATACACGCAGGACCTCACTGTCCTCGGCGCCATCAGCGCGTCCGGGGGATTCACGGAATACGCCGACCAGCGCAAGGTTCGTCTTTTGCGCCGCGGCACCGTTCAGTTGATCGACGTGAAAGCTGTGCGTGCCAACCCCGCGCTCGACATCAAACTTCTCCCCGGCGACCAGATCGAGGTGCCTCAGAGTTGGTGGTGA
- the typA gene encoding translational GTPase TypA encodes MENIRNVAIIAHVDHGKTTLVDQLLRQSGTFQAHEKVEERVMDSMDLEKEKGITIRAKNASFHWDKYKINIVDTPGHADFGGEVERIMKMVDGVLLVVDAYEGPQAQTKFVLRKAMENGLRPVVVINKIDRDNARPHKVLDMVFELFLELNATDEQLDFPHIYASAKAGFAKRELVDPSSTMVPLYEAIAWHIPAPKKSGADYFQMLVSNLDYSDYLGRIAYGRVISGSVKVGQSIVCIHQDGRKERANVTAIFGHEGLEKIKIDSASEGDIIGLAGFEDVFIGETLVDSEERAALPFVEIDPPTISMRICVNDSPLAGREGKLLTARQIKDRLIREMRTNVSLQVSETETAGQFEVKARGEMQIAILVEQMRREGFELLVSRPEVIFHRAADGSLLEPMETLYVDLPPENLGDILQTLASRKAEIVNMEHNPHSVLVQAVIPTRGLIGFETDLVNTTKGLGTMSHLFKEYGPHKGEIPSRGKGVLVSMETGTSMAYALDSIQERGRLFIGPQVEIYEGMIVGENARPDDLPVNPCKAKKLTNMRSQGDGKGIQLAPPVTLSLERSLEYIAPDEFVEVTPKSLRLRKKILDATARKRAATKTAG; translated from the coding sequence ATGGAAAACATACGCAACGTCGCCATCATCGCCCACGTCGACCACGGCAAAACAACGCTCGTCGACCAACTGCTGCGCCAGTCGGGCACGTTCCAAGCGCACGAGAAGGTCGAGGAGCGTGTGATGGACTCGATGGATCTGGAGAAGGAGAAGGGGATCACGATCAGGGCCAAGAACGCCTCGTTCCACTGGGACAAATACAAAATCAACATCGTGGACACGCCCGGACACGCCGACTTCGGCGGGGAAGTGGAGCGCATCATGAAGATGGTCGATGGCGTGCTCCTTGTCGTCGATGCCTACGAGGGTCCGCAGGCGCAGACCAAATTTGTCCTGCGCAAAGCCATGGAGAACGGCCTCAGGCCTGTCGTGGTTATCAACAAGATCGACCGTGACAACGCCCGGCCTCACAAAGTTCTCGACATGGTGTTCGAGCTTTTCCTCGAACTCAACGCGACCGATGAGCAGCTCGATTTCCCGCACATTTACGCCAGCGCCAAGGCCGGATTCGCCAAGCGCGAGCTGGTCGATCCTTCCTCCACGATGGTGCCGCTCTACGAGGCGATCGCCTGGCACATCCCGGCGCCCAAGAAGTCCGGTGCGGACTACTTCCAGATGCTTGTCTCCAACCTCGACTACAGCGATTACCTTGGACGTATCGCCTATGGGCGTGTCATCAGCGGCTCGGTCAAGGTCGGGCAGAGCATCGTTTGCATCCATCAAGACGGACGCAAGGAGCGCGCCAATGTCACCGCGATCTTCGGCCACGAAGGGCTCGAGAAAATCAAGATCGATTCGGCATCCGAAGGCGACATCATCGGCCTTGCCGGTTTCGAGGACGTGTTCATCGGGGAGACGCTCGTCGATAGCGAGGAGCGCGCGGCGCTGCCCTTCGTGGAGATCGATCCGCCGACGATCAGCATGCGCATTTGCGTCAATGATTCGCCGCTCGCCGGAAGGGAGGGGAAGTTGCTCACTGCGCGCCAGATCAAAGACCGCCTTATCCGCGAGATGCGCACGAATGTCTCGTTGCAGGTCAGCGAGACCGAGACGGCGGGGCAGTTCGAGGTCAAAGCGCGCGGGGAGATGCAGATCGCCATCCTCGTCGAGCAGATGCGCCGCGAGGGATTCGAACTGCTCGTTTCGCGACCCGAGGTGATTTTTCACCGCGCCGCGGACGGTTCCTTGCTCGAGCCGATGGAGACGCTCTATGTGGATCTTCCGCCCGAAAACCTCGGCGATATTTTGCAGACGCTGGCCTCGCGCAAGGCCGAAATCGTCAACATGGAGCACAACCCGCACAGCGTGCTGGTGCAGGCGGTGATCCCGACGCGCGGATTGATCGGATTCGAGACCGATCTGGTCAACACGACCAAAGGCCTCGGAACAATGAGCCACCTTTTCAAGGAATACGGTCCGCACAAGGGCGAGATTCCGAGCCGCGGCAAAGGTGTGCTTGTTTCGATGGAAACCGGCACGAGCATGGCCTACGCGTTGGATTCGATCCAGGAACGAGGCCGCCTTTTCATCGGACCCCAAGTCGAGATCTACGAGGGAATGATCGTGGGCGAAAATGCGCGGCCCGATGATTTGCCGGTCAATCCTTGCAAGGCCAAAAAGCTCACCAACATGCGCAGCCAAGGCGATGGCAAAGGCATCCAATTGGCGCCGCCCGTGACCCTCTCGCTCGAACGATCCCTCGAATACATCGCGCCCGACGAGTTCGTCGAGGTCACCCCCAAGTCGTTGAGGCTGAGGAAGAAAATACTCGATGCCACGGCACGCAAGCGGGCGGCCACCAAGACGGCTGGTTGA
- a CDS encoding YebC/PmpR family DNA-binding transcriptional regulator: MAGHNKWSKVKRIKGAIDAKRGKIFSKLAKEIAVAAKLGGPDPDANVRLRSAIALARTQNMPNDNIERAIKRGSGDTGEAALEEVMYEGYAADGVALLIEAATDNRNRTAADVRLIFSKHGGHLGGAGSVAHLFSRKGEVTVSEGASDAERLLELVIEAEADELTSEPGHPHVVMTAPDRLAAVADALRAASVPVESQKLVFVAHTAMTVADEQTAAQVMRLHDALDDNDDVLNVYSNFELPAEVLERISGSN, translated from the coding sequence ATGGCCGGTCACAACAAGTGGTCCAAAGTCAAGCGCATCAAGGGCGCGATCGACGCGAAGCGGGGGAAAATTTTCTCCAAGCTGGCGAAAGAGATCGCCGTCGCCGCGAAGCTCGGGGGTCCGGATCCGGACGCCAACGTGCGGCTGCGGTCGGCGATCGCCCTGGCGCGCACCCAAAACATGCCCAATGACAACATCGAACGCGCGATCAAGCGCGGCAGCGGCGACACCGGGGAGGCGGCGCTGGAGGAAGTGATGTATGAGGGCTATGCGGCCGACGGCGTGGCCTTGCTTATCGAGGCGGCGACCGACAACCGCAACCGCACCGCAGCCGACGTGCGTCTGATCTTTTCCAAGCACGGAGGGCATCTCGGCGGCGCGGGCAGCGTTGCTCATCTTTTCTCGCGCAAGGGCGAGGTGACCGTGTCGGAGGGCGCTTCCGATGCCGAGCGTCTGCTCGAGTTGGTCATCGAGGCCGAGGCCGACGAATTGACCAGCGAGCCCGGGCACCCGCACGTTGTCATGACCGCCCCCGACCGTCTCGCCGCGGTGGCCGATGCACTGCGCGCGGCGTCCGTCCCGGTTGAATCGCAAAAGCTCGTCTTCGTCGCGCACACCGCAATGACCGTGGCCGACGAACAAACCGCCGCACAGGTCATGCGACTGCATGACGCGCTCGACGACAACGACGACGTGCTCAACGTCTATTCCAATTTTGAACTTCCCGCCGAGGTGCTCGAGCGCATCTCCGGCTCCAACTGA
- a CDS encoding transcription termination factor Rho has protein sequence MNTPALPVHEREAALPEHGREAALPPHRAPDALPSGEGDGQREGGRPRRHRNFRQRRNRRFRDDRGDRDDRAPRGGGDGPSDAGEPIEEEPSGEPVFAEGIVEVSGKGFGFLRNPKRNFTQSNNDIFVTPEVVRAHNLRDGIWIKGEIRKGSRGPQLFRCTEIEGEDPAKYANIPYFEELTTINPNSRINLETVPERYTTRVMDIMTPIGKGQRGLIVAPPRTGKTTLLQHIAEAVVKNHPEMKLIILLVDERPEEVTEIRRTVPQAELMASSNDSDIKSHTRIAILAIERAKRLVEMGKDVFVLMDSLTRIGRAFNNATGGGGRTMSGGVDSRALEIPRKLFAAARNTEEAGSLTIMATALIETGSRMDELIFQEFKGTGNMELVLDRKVSDQRIYPAVDIFLSGTRREELLLPEEQLHKINVIRRGLAGHKPIEAIERLLHFIRKYPTNVEMLKSIPG, from the coding sequence ATGAACACCCCGGCCCTGCCGGTCCACGAACGCGAAGCGGCCCTTCCCGAGCACGGTCGCGAAGCCGCTTTGCCTCCGCATCGCGCTCCCGACGCCCTGCCGTCCGGAGAGGGCGACGGGCAGCGAGAGGGAGGACGGCCGCGCCGCCACCGCAATTTCCGCCAGCGCCGCAACCGGCGCTTCCGCGATGATCGCGGCGATCGTGATGACCGCGCACCGCGCGGCGGTGGCGACGGACCTTCCGATGCCGGGGAACCGATCGAGGAAGAGCCGTCCGGTGAACCCGTCTTTGCCGAGGGCATCGTCGAAGTCAGCGGCAAGGGATTCGGTTTTTTGCGCAATCCCAAGAGGAACTTCACGCAGTCGAACAACGATATCTTCGTCACGCCCGAAGTCGTGCGTGCCCACAACCTCCGCGACGGCATCTGGATCAAGGGCGAAATCCGCAAGGGCAGCCGCGGTCCGCAGCTCTTCCGCTGCACCGAGATCGAAGGAGAGGATCCTGCCAAATACGCCAACATCCCGTATTTCGAGGAGTTGACCACGATCAACCCGAATTCTCGCATCAACCTCGAAACCGTGCCCGAGCGCTACACCACGCGCGTCATGGACATCATGACGCCGATCGGAAAAGGCCAACGCGGACTCATCGTCGCACCCCCGCGCACCGGCAAGACGACGCTCTTGCAGCACATCGCCGAGGCCGTGGTGAAGAACCATCCCGAGATGAAGCTTATCATCCTGCTGGTCGATGAACGTCCGGAAGAAGTCACCGAAATCCGCCGCACTGTCCCGCAGGCCGAGTTGATGGCCAGCTCGAACGACAGCGACATCAAGAGCCACACGCGCATCGCCATCCTGGCCATCGAGCGGGCCAAGCGCCTCGTCGAGATGGGCAAGGACGTCTTCGTCCTGATGGATTCGCTCACCCGCATCGGCCGCGCCTTCAACAACGCGACGGGCGGCGGCGGACGGACCATGAGCGGCGGCGTCGATTCGCGCGCGCTGGAAATCCCGCGCAAACTTTTTGCCGCGGCCCGCAATACCGAGGAAGCCGGATCGCTCACCATCATGGCCACCGCGCTCATCGAGACCGGCAGCCGCATGGACGAACTCATCTTCCAAGAGTTCAAAGGCACCGGAAACATGGAGCTCGTCCTCGACCGCAAGGTCAGCGACCAGCGCATCTACCCGGCAGTGGACATCTTCCTCTCCGGAACCCGCCGCGAGGAGCTTCTCCTGCCCGAGGAGCAGTTGCACAAAATCAACGTCATCCGCCGAGGCCTGGCCGGACACAAACCGATCGAGGCCATCGAGCGCCTGCTCCACTTCATCCGCAAATACCCGACCAACGTCGAGATGCTGAAAAGCATTCCGGGTTGA